A single Oryza brachyantha chromosome 8, ObraRS2, whole genome shotgun sequence DNA region contains:
- the LOC102715415 gene encoding WUSCHEL-related homeobox 10-like yields MDHHHHLHLHDGAVQASHGGHRGGGGEGGEPARSRWAPKPEQILILESIFNSGMVNPAKDETARIRRLLERFGAVRDANVFYWFQNRRSRSRRRARQLQQACGAAAALHQLPSAAAAAGGGGGGGGGYYHHHDVLGHHHSPPFLMHGGCVVTSATAAPVPPAAASANFLADDLDAGGDDDLFAISRQMALMARGAGAGDDHHYSSYADNDSTQLSYHQPTTGTIQVFINGVAYDVPSGGALDMAGTFGRDAMLVHSSGEVLPVDEHGVLIKSLQMGECYYLVGELIEPCMFVSIN; encoded by the exons AtggaccaccaccaccacctccacctccacgacGGCGCAGTGCAGGCTAGCCATGGCGGCCAccgtggtggcggtggcgagggggGTGAGCCGGCGAGGTCGCGGTGGGCGCCCAAGCCGGAGCAGATCCTGATCCTGGAGTCCATCTTCAACAGCGGCATGGTGAACCCGGCCAAGGACGAGACGGCGCGcatccgccgcctcctcgagCGCTTCGGCGCCGTCCGCGACGCCAACGTCTTCTACTGGTTCCAGAaccgccgctcccgctcccgccgccgcgcgcgccagcTCCAGCAGGcctgcggcgccgccgccgccctgcatCAGCtcccatccgccgccgccgccgccggaggtggtggaggaggaggaggaggttactaccaccaccacgacgTCTTAGGCCACCACCACTCTCCTCCTTTCCTCATGCACGGCGGCTGCGTGGTCACCTCCGCCACGGCCGCGCCCgtgccaccggcggcggcctccgctAACTTCTTGGCGGACGACCTCGAcgccggcggtgacgacgaccTCTTCGCCATCTCCCGGCAGATGGCCCTCATGGctcgcggcgccggcgccggcgacgaccaccACTACAGCAGCTACGCGGACAACGACTCAACCCAGCTCAGCTACCACCAACCAACAACCG GGACGATCCAAGTGTTCATCAATGGCGTCGCATACGATGTGCCGAGCGGCGGGGCACTGGACATGGCCGGCACGTTCGGCCGCGACGCGATGCTGGTGCACTCCTCCGGCGAGGTCCTGCCGGTGGACGAGCACGGCGTCCTCATCAAGAGCTTGCAGATGGGGGAATGCTATTACCTGGTTGGTGAATTAATCGAACCATGCATGTTCGtttcgattaattaa